The following are from one region of the Coffea eugenioides isolate CCC68of chromosome 2, Ceug_1.0, whole genome shotgun sequence genome:
- the LOC113759825 gene encoding hyccin-like: MHSWWESISKARTRIHLLSTLLPETSSVLSFLADSDRPARSLLLSSAAYSSISSSLSSPSSGSDDDSLCLWLYDTFLSADSELHLVVLCYIPLVSSFYLSRIHSSSTTSAISPTPNLAGFEAVLLVLYSFEVKAHSGIPVLISIPDLSQPSLYHSSRNPPSNKSNPINNNPSSRPLVGVLSPPLEPQMAVKSTKRASIVGIALDCYYKQISQMPSWSVKSISDDFLLFCDKNRLSLKVKFLVVVLPQALARNTSNYTVTKYCN; the protein is encoded by the coding sequence ATGCACTCCTGGTGGGAGTCCATATCAAAAGCCCGCACTCGAATCCATCTCCTCTCCACTCTTCTCCCCGAAACCTCCTCAGTTCTCTCGTTCCTTGCCGACTCCGACCGCCCTGCCCGCTCCCTCCTCCTCTCTTCCGCCGCCTATTCCTCCATCTCATCTTCCCTCTCCTCCCCTTCATCCGGCTCCGACGACGACTCTCTTTGCCTGTGGCTATACGACACCTTCCTCTCCGCTGACTCCGAACTCCACCTCGTTGTCCTCTGCTATATCCCTCTCGTCTCCTCCTTCTATCTATCCCGCATCCACTCCTCCTCCACCACATCCGCTATCTCCCCCACCCCTAATCTCGCCGGCTTCGAAGCTGTCCTTCTTGTCCTCTACTCATTTGAAGTCAAGGCTCATTCGGGTATACCCGTGCTCATTTCAATCCCTGATCTCTCTCAACCTTCTCTTTATCACTCCTCTCGAAATCCCCCTTCGAATAAATCGAACCCCATTAACAATAACCCCTCGTCTCGGCCTCTAGTCGGCGTTCTATCGCCTCCTCTCGAACCCCAGATGGCGGTGAAGtctactaaacgagcttccattGTAGGCATTGCCCTTGATTGTTATTATAAGCAGATCTCGCAAATGCCCAGTTGGTCAGTAAAATCCATTAGTGATGACTTTTTACTTTTTTGTGACAAGAATAGATTGTCACTAAAGgtcaaatttcttgtagtggtGCTACCACAAGCTCTAGCAAGAAATACATCAAACTACACAGTGACAAAATATTGTAACTGA
- the LOC113759826 gene encoding protein FAR1-RELATED SEQUENCE 7-like has translation MDCNKLAEDRTPELGMEFNSEEDAYKFYNKYAFKIGFSVRKDYLNKDKDGVTTSRRYSCCKESVKRKYEGDMMPKRTQAPTKTGCGAKMVIVLLRGTMKYRVHDLVLEHNHELHIAQCSHMMPSQRKVSETQGFQAEISEDAGLSLKQSHELMGKEERSLKYGEAGSMLNYFQEQTLENPSFFHAVQLDCEEQITNIFWDDAGMLIDYNFFGDVVTFDTTYKTNKEYRPLGVFVGFNQHRQIVIFDAALMYDETIDSFKWVFSTFLEAMCGKRPSTKLTDQDHAIVAALSVVLPEIFHGLCTFHIRHNFMKDLGNHYKENSDLPYMFGACMYEIEEVE, from the exons ATGGATTGCAACAAATTGGCAGAAGATCGTACCCCTGAGTTAGGAATGGAGTTCAACAGTGAAGAGGATGCGTACAAGTTTTACAACAAGTATGCCTTTAAAATAGGTTTTAGTGTACGTAAAGACTATTTGAATAAAGACAAAGACGGCGTGACCACGTCTAGGAGATATAGTTGCTGCAAGGAAAGTGTGAAGCGCAAGTATGAAGGTGATATGATGCCAAAGAGGACACAAGCGCCGACGAAAACAGGGTGTGGTGCTAAAATGGTTATCGTGTTGCTTAGAGGGACAATGAAGTATCGTGTGCATGACCTTGTCTTAGAGCATAACCATGAGTTGCACATTGCTCAATGTTCGCACATGATGCCATCACAAAGAAAAGTGAGCGAGACTCAAGGATTTCAAGCTGAAATAAGCGAGGACGCTGGGCTTTCATTGAAACAGAGCCATGAGCTTATGGGAAAGGAG GAAAGGAGTTTGAAATATGGAGAAGCAGGTAGCATGCTGAATTATTTTCAAGAGCAAACACTCGAGAATCCATCCTTTTTTCATGCCGTACAGCTGGACTGTGAAGAGCAGATAACGAATATCTTTTGGGATGATGCAGGAATGTTAATTGACTACAACTTTTTTGGAGACGTAGTCACATTCGACACAACctataaaacaaataaagaataccGGCCACTTGGAGTGTTTGTGGGTTTTAACCAACATAGGCAAATTGTGATATTCGATGCTGCCCTTATGTATGATGAGACTATAGATTCTTTCAAATGGGTGTTTAGTACATTTCTAGAAGCAATGTGCGGAAAGCGTCCAAGTACCAAACTAACTGACCAAGATCACGCCATAGTAGCCGCTCTTTCAGTTGTATTGCCTGAAATATTTCACGGTCTATGTACGTTTCACATAAGGCATAATTTTATGAAAGATCTTGGCAATCACTACAAGGAAAATAGTGACCTTCCATACATGTTTGGTGCCTGCATGTATGAGATTGAAGAAGTGGAATAA
- the LOC113759827 gene encoding protein FAR1-RELATED SEQUENCE 5-like produces the protein MVKKHNLENNEWLSGLYRIRDKWARCMMKERWTAGMRSTQLSESLNAAIKNHLKLNHDLVQFFRHFNRVVDDKRHNELIAEYEMRQKLPMVGLRQTPILVHAAETYSPTVFVAFQNEYDDLTAMVILRQQDAEMFVEFTVMRYDGGPERIVVRCSCKKYENEGILCGHALKVFDTVGIKTIPPKYVKRRWTKRALVGDCFDRRGRKIVADPKVIISTRYRELAPAMIKVATRAAMSEDTSKVVITVISDLAKRVELLLSKSEEQPSQNHKNLNVEERDKIEIVNEMGEVSESEPTSVEFDEHMFMGCCSSTDSVSEERAAISTHCDINGYHVFLPSPQERNNTQGLRLTIDAASPQRQVDE, from the exons ATGGTGAAGAAGCACAATCTTGAAAATAACGAATGGCTTTCCGGGCTGTATCGGATTCGTGATAAATGGGCAAGGTGTAtgatgaaagaaagatggaCCGCGGGAATGCGAAGCACCCAACTTAGCGAAAGTCTAAATGCAGCAataaaaaatcatttgaaactgaATCACGACCTTGTGCAGTTCTTTAGACATTTTAATCGGGTGGTTGATGATAAGAGACATAATGAACTCATCGCAGAATATGAAATGAGGCAAAAGCTCCCCATGGTAGGGTTGAGGCAAACACCTATACTTGTGCATGCAGCAGAGACGTATTCACCAACCGTATTTGTTGCATTCCAAAATGAATATGACGATTTAACAGCTATGGTTATATTGAGACAACAAGATGCAGAGATGTTTGTGGAGTTTACGGTGATGAGGTATGATGGAGGACCTGAAAGAATAGTTGTACGCTGTAGTTGCAAAAAATACGAGAATGAAGGAATTTTATGTGGGCACGCGTTGAAGGTGTTTGATACCGTGGGCATAAAGACAATTCCTCCGAAATATGTTAAGAGGCGATGGACAAAAAGAGCTCTGGTTGGGGACTGTTTTGATCGACGAGGACGGAAAATTGTGGCTGATCCAAAAGTAATCATTTCAACTCGTTATCGGGAGCTCGCTCCAGCCATGATTAAGGTCGCAACTCGAGCAGCAATGTCGGAGGACACCAGCAAAGTAGTAATCACCGTCATATCCGATTTGGCAAAGAGAGTTGAGCTCCTCCTCTCAAAAAGCGAAGAGCAACCTTcacaaaatcataaaaatctgAATGTGGAGGAAcgggataaaattgaaattgtaaATGAAATGGGAGAG GTCTCAGAATCGGAGCCGACATCGGTTGAATTTGATGAACACATGTTTATGGGATGCTGTTCATCTACTGACTCAGTTTCG GAGGAGCGTGCGGCAATTTCAACACACTGTGATATTAATGGATATCATGTATTTTTACCAT